In Chitinophaga sp. HK235, a single window of DNA contains:
- a CDS encoding EboA domain-containing protein: MAEYVYDQQKMSNGLEAIIASNSSNTAREWLQQRLQKAASIPQFNQTFTAIPRFTGKNIISVTSEQTAVLQQEVPGFFVHGWTLDRLVRVWWLLQLNISTKTIYIDTIEQLFNAAEMNELAALYSALPLLAFPEEWKLRTAEGIRSNIGVVQEAIMLHNPYPAKYLDEPAWNQLVMKAIFTDKPLHRISGLDERRNIALAAILTDFAHERWAAGRKVDPMQWRLLTPFINSESLPDITRVWHSADQTEKAAAALVCAGSDYPPAQQLLASNLALAAEIQDGSLTWDVIATKLSQ, translated from the coding sequence GTGGCGGAATATGTATACGACCAGCAGAAAATGAGCAACGGGCTTGAAGCCATTATTGCCAGCAATAGCAGTAACACAGCCAGGGAGTGGTTGCAGCAACGTCTGCAGAAAGCCGCATCCATACCGCAGTTTAACCAAACCTTTACCGCTATTCCCAGATTCACCGGGAAAAATATTATTTCCGTAACATCCGAACAGACAGCTGTATTACAACAGGAAGTACCGGGGTTTTTCGTACACGGGTGGACGTTAGACCGGCTGGTAAGAGTCTGGTGGTTGCTGCAGCTGAACATCAGTACTAAAACGATTTATATTGATACAATAGAACAGCTCTTCAACGCCGCCGAAATGAATGAACTGGCAGCATTGTACAGTGCACTCCCGCTGCTGGCGTTTCCGGAAGAGTGGAAACTCCGCACTGCAGAAGGTATCCGCTCCAACATCGGGGTAGTACAGGAAGCTATCATGCTACATAATCCCTATCCGGCAAAATACCTGGATGAACCCGCCTGGAACCAGCTTGTCATGAAGGCGATCTTCACAGATAAACCGCTGCACCGTATCTCCGGCCTGGATGAGCGCCGCAACATTGCACTGGCTGCTATTCTGACTGACTTCGCCCACGAAAGATGGGCCGCCGGCAGAAAAGTAGATCCCATGCAATGGCGACTACTCACTCCTTTTATCAACAGCGAAAGCCTGCCGGACATCACCCGTGTATGGCATTCCGCTGATCAGACAGAAAAAGCTGCCGCCGCGCTGGTATGCGCAGGCTCTGATTATCCGCCTGCTCAGCAGTTGCTGGCCTCCAATTTGGCCCTGGCAGCCGAAATACAGGATGGCTCCCTCACCTGGGACGTCATCGCCACAAAATTATCCCAGTAA
- a CDS encoding TatD family hydrolase, with the protein MCGIHELTEKDLQPLSYTPAYLDKIKGMRFFDPHVHMTSRTTDDYQAMADAGIVALIEPAFWLGQPRTGVDTFRDYFNSLLGWERFRASQFGIKHYCTIGLNSKEANNEKLAEAVMEILPQFVYKEGVVGVGEIGFDDQTALEEKYYRAQLELAKEAGLPVQIHTPHRDKKKGTQRSMDIAIEHGLPPHMVIVDHNNEETVKEVLDRGFWAAFTIYPFTKMGNERMVAVVKQYGSERIMVNSAADWGISDPLAVPKTAALMHESGIDLNDIHSVTYMNAVKAFAQSGQINESDFEMAGNIDQSERFNGSTVLRGGQQPRINKNTTIIR; encoded by the coding sequence ATGTGTGGTATCCACGAACTCACTGAAAAAGATCTGCAACCGCTTTCCTATACACCAGCCTATCTGGATAAAATCAAAGGCATGCGTTTCTTCGATCCGCATGTGCATATGACATCCCGTACTACCGACGACTATCAGGCAATGGCCGATGCCGGCATCGTAGCACTTATCGAACCCGCCTTCTGGCTCGGTCAGCCACGCACCGGCGTTGATACCTTCCGCGATTATTTCAACAGCCTCCTGGGCTGGGAACGTTTCCGCGCGTCTCAGTTCGGTATCAAACACTACTGCACCATCGGCCTTAATTCAAAAGAAGCCAACAACGAAAAACTGGCAGAAGCCGTCATGGAAATACTGCCACAGTTTGTCTACAAAGAAGGAGTGGTAGGTGTTGGTGAAATAGGTTTTGATGACCAGACAGCGCTGGAAGAAAAATATTATCGTGCACAGCTGGAACTGGCTAAGGAAGCCGGTTTGCCCGTACAGATCCACACGCCTCACCGCGACAAGAAAAAAGGAACGCAACGCAGCATGGACATAGCCATCGAACATGGCCTGCCTCCTCACATGGTGATCGTAGATCATAACAACGAGGAAACGGTGAAGGAAGTGCTCGACCGCGGTTTCTGGGCCGCTTTCACCATCTATCCATTCACTAAAATGGGTAACGAAAGAATGGTCGCCGTTGTGAAACAATACGGCAGTGAAAGGATTATGGTCAACTCAGCTGCCGACTGGGGTATCAGCGATCCCCTTGCTGTGCCTAAAACAGCAGCCTTGATGCACGAAAGTGGTATTGACTTGAATGATATTCATTCGGTAACTTACATGAACGCTGTAAAGGCATTTGCGCAAAGCGGGCAAATCAATGAATCGGATTTTGAGATGGCCGGAAATATAGATCAAAGTGAAAGATTTAATGGAAGCACCGTTTTACGCGGAGGTCAACAGCCCAGAATCAATAAAAATACGACCATCATCCGGTAA
- the eboC gene encoding UbiA-like protein EboC (EboC, a homolog the polyprenyltransferase UbiA, belongs to system of proteins involved in the trafficking of precursor metabolites to an extracytoplasmic compartment so that the biosynthesis of certain natural products, such as scytonemin, can be completed.), producing the protein MTYIVSKVIGYLRLMRPANIITAIADILAGVAISGYFLNATFSSLTLDQTLPVVCLCLATAGLYGGGVVFNDVFDADLDKVERPERPIPSGVITHIQAIILGCYLLLVGILAAFSVGGFQGIAGWMAIATATSALVYDKWGKHHSFLGPVNMGLCRGLNLLLGISIVPGAVETWWWIGLVPVLYIAAVTNISRGEVYGGTSTSTRITAVCYGIVLLTIGGLAAFNHHLWKALPFLLLFTWMIMKPLYRAFKDPSGPNIGKAVKAGIVALIVMNAAWVAAFDAVSYALAVLLLLPVSMGLGKVFAIT; encoded by the coding sequence GTGACTTATATTGTTAGCAAAGTAATTGGATACCTGCGCCTGATGCGCCCTGCCAATATCATTACGGCTATTGCCGATATTCTGGCAGGGGTTGCTATTTCCGGCTACTTTCTGAATGCAACCTTTTCCTCCCTGACACTGGATCAGACGCTTCCGGTGGTATGCCTGTGTCTGGCCACTGCCGGACTATATGGAGGCGGTGTTGTGTTCAACGATGTTTTTGATGCAGACCTGGACAAGGTAGAGCGGCCCGAAAGGCCCATCCCCAGCGGCGTTATCACGCACATACAAGCGATTATCCTCGGCTGTTACCTATTGCTGGTAGGAATACTGGCTGCCTTTTCAGTGGGTGGTTTCCAGGGTATTGCCGGCTGGATGGCCATCGCCACCGCCACCTCGGCACTGGTATACGACAAATGGGGAAAACATCATAGTTTCCTTGGTCCAGTAAACATGGGACTTTGCCGCGGTCTCAACCTCCTGCTGGGCATCAGTATTGTGCCCGGCGCGGTGGAAACATGGTGGTGGATAGGCCTGGTACCGGTGTTGTATATTGCTGCCGTTACCAACATCAGCCGGGGAGAAGTATATGGCGGTACAAGCACCAGCACCCGCATCACGGCGGTTTGTTATGGTATCGTACTGCTCACCATCGGGGGCCTGGCAGCCTTTAATCACCATCTCTGGAAAGCATTGCCTTTCCTGCTGCTCTTTACCTGGATGATCATGAAACCTTTGTACAGGGCTTTTAAGGACCCTTCCGGGCCCAACATCGGAAAGGCAGTGAAGGCGGGCATTGTTGCACTGATAGTCATGAATGCCGCCTGGGTGGCAGCTTTTGATGCTGTCAGTTATGCACTGGCGGTATTGCTCCTGTTGCCTGTATCAATGGGACTGGGAAAAGTTTTTGCCATCACCTAA
- a CDS encoding response regulator transcription factor, with protein MKIKLAITDDHLLVINGLKAMLAPYPHIEVVYESNAATALMEALPASLPDVLLLDIQMPDIDGLELCKQVRKNYPEIKIIALTNFMESHYIKQMLRNGASGYLLKNTDQDTLVAAIEQVYAGEQFLDASIKQQLLHEMITGQKSTGYDIPLTRREKEILKLIAEEHSNQQIADMLFISLRTVETHRLNLTQKLAVKNTAGLVKEAIKRGLI; from the coding sequence ATGAAGATCAAGTTAGCCATTACAGACGACCACCTGCTGGTCATCAATGGATTAAAAGCCATGCTGGCTCCCTATCCACATATAGAAGTAGTATATGAAAGCAATGCCGCCACCGCACTGATGGAGGCGTTACCGGCCAGCTTGCCGGACGTATTGCTGCTGGACATACAGATGCCGGATATTGATGGACTGGAATTATGTAAACAGGTCCGGAAAAATTATCCGGAGATAAAAATCATTGCACTCACCAATTTCATGGAATCACATTATATCAAACAGATGCTGCGTAATGGTGCCAGTGGCTACCTTCTTAAAAACACCGACCAGGACACGCTGGTAGCGGCCATAGAACAGGTATATGCCGGAGAACAGTTTCTGGATGCCAGCATCAAACAACAATTGTTACACGAAATGATCACAGGGCAGAAATCCACTGGCTACGACATTCCGCTTACCCGTCGTGAAAAGGAAATACTGAAGCTGATTGCAGAAGAACATTCCAATCAGCAGATCGCTGATATGTTGTTTATCAGCCTGCGTACAGTAGAAACCCACCGGCTTAACCTCACGCAGAAACTGGCCGTAAAAAATACAGCCGGGCTGGTAAAGGAAGCCATCAAAAGAGGGCTGATTTAA
- a CDS encoding tetratricopeptide repeat protein — translation MLKRLFFVCCLISGLCLSARAFNTATQDSLFRVLQYKKADTSRVNTLFAYAMSYLPDSLQKADQIFREALHLSRQLHYDKGVADFACYYMYIQDMRGQYRESLFMVDKAASIYAALKDTMNLMRALSFSGNEHHSLGNFPAAAGRYLEALKLADAMRDSLFSGMMNNHLASLFVILKDFRKGFQYAEKAYHNGLAVGNNRRTSAALITMGSCMVSLHRYEEGEQYYRQAINTGRELEDSAYVLKAQLNLGNLYFEQGNREKAYQQYSQALELSDKYPQPELLTYLYLGYGRELFNLNRFTEAFSYVEKAITMAQEYNATNELRWAYLVASNLKATMGDYKQAFLLREKFEVLNDSLTGDAARNNVALLEMQYQSEKKDRELTEKQLQLTRKDLQLQHKNMWLFFFLISAILLLAFAFLVWQRLKHRHKLQQQQLQTMEVEKTVQVLEAMIQGEERERTRLSKDLHDGVGGLLSAVKMHFAAVKHDRTVLQTDKGFIHAMGMLDDAIGEVRKTAHNLMPELLARMGLAEAVRFYCRNVSHSRHLTISCYAPDDIGRFKANFELSVYRIVQELVNNIIKHSQATEAFVQLTRHGQLLTITVEDNGIGFQTHPGLQTGMGLNSLQSRIKALNGNLEIDASRGHGTTAYIEFDIAIMQLMEV, via the coding sequence ATGTTAAAAAGATTATTTTTTGTTTGCTGTTTAATCTCCGGGCTCTGCTTATCAGCGCGGGCGTTTAACACGGCAACACAAGACAGCCTGTTTCGGGTACTGCAATACAAGAAGGCCGACACCAGCCGGGTAAACACCTTGTTTGCCTATGCGATGAGTTATCTGCCGGACAGTTTACAGAAGGCAGACCAGATTTTCCGCGAAGCGCTGCATCTCAGCCGTCAGCTGCACTATGACAAGGGCGTGGCTGATTTCGCCTGTTATTACATGTATATCCAGGATATGCGCGGACAATACCGGGAATCGTTGTTTATGGTAGACAAGGCCGCGAGCATATACGCAGCACTGAAAGACACGATGAACCTGATGCGGGCCCTTAGTTTCAGCGGTAATGAACATCATTCGCTGGGCAATTTCCCTGCCGCTGCCGGCCGTTACCTGGAAGCGCTCAAACTGGCCGACGCCATGCGGGACAGCCTTTTTTCGGGGATGATGAACAACCACCTGGCCTCCCTTTTTGTGATCCTGAAAGACTTCCGCAAAGGCTTCCAATATGCCGAAAAGGCTTACCATAACGGCCTCGCGGTGGGCAACAATCGACGTACTTCTGCCGCCCTGATCACGATGGGCTCCTGTATGGTGTCGCTGCACCGCTATGAGGAAGGGGAACAATATTACCGGCAGGCTATCAATACAGGCCGGGAGCTGGAGGATAGTGCCTATGTGCTCAAGGCACAGCTCAACCTGGGCAATCTCTATTTTGAACAAGGGAACCGGGAAAAAGCCTACCAGCAATATTCCCAGGCGCTGGAGCTGTCTGATAAATACCCCCAACCCGAGCTGCTCACCTATTTGTACCTGGGCTACGGACGGGAGTTGTTTAACCTGAACAGGTTTACCGAAGCCTTCTCTTATGTGGAAAAAGCCATTACCATGGCTCAGGAATACAATGCCACCAATGAACTGCGCTGGGCTTATCTGGTAGCTTCCAACCTGAAAGCCACCATGGGCGATTATAAGCAGGCATTTCTCCTGCGGGAGAAGTTTGAAGTGCTGAATGATTCCCTTACCGGTGATGCGGCCCGCAATAATGTGGCACTGCTGGAGATGCAGTACCAGTCAGAGAAAAAAGACCGTGAGCTCACCGAAAAACAACTGCAGCTCACCCGCAAGGACCTGCAGCTGCAACATAAAAACATGTGGCTCTTTTTCTTCCTGATATCCGCTATCCTGCTGTTGGCATTCGCCTTTCTGGTATGGCAACGGCTGAAGCACCGCCACAAGCTGCAGCAACAACAATTACAGACTATGGAGGTGGAAAAAACAGTACAAGTGCTGGAAGCGATGATACAGGGTGAAGAAAGAGAACGTACCCGCCTGTCGAAAGATCTGCACGATGGCGTAGGCGGATTGTTGTCTGCCGTTAAAATGCACTTTGCAGCCGTAAAGCATGACCGTACCGTCTTACAAACAGACAAAGGTTTCATACATGCGATGGGCATGCTGGATGATGCCATCGGCGAAGTACGTAAAACCGCGCACAACCTGATGCCCGAGCTGCTGGCCAGAATGGGGCTGGCAGAAGCGGTTCGTTTTTATTGCCGTAATGTGAGCCATTCCCGGCATCTGACCATCTCGTGTTATGCACCGGATGATATCGGGCGTTTCAAAGCCAATTTCGAACTGTCGGTTTACCGTATTGTACAGGAACTGGTCAACAATATTATCAAACATTCACAGGCTACAGAAGCCTTTGTGCAGCTTACCCGGCATGGGCAGCTGCTCACCATCACTGTTGAAGACAACGGGATAGGCTTCCAGACCCACCCTGGCCTTCAAACCGGTATGGGCCTCAACAGCCTGCAATCCAGGATAAAGGCATTAAACGGCAATCTGGAAATAGACGCATCCCGCGGACACGGAACTACCGCCTATATAGAATTTGATATCGCGATTATGCAACTCATGGAAGTCTGA
- a CDS encoding 3-dehydroquinate synthase, whose product MEYIQQQFDVNFSFGVFFSRHLFDPANTCLSAFLESKASTAFQKKLLVILDGGVAASHPGLAEQISRYLGQVRGFQLAPEIITITGGESVKNDLPLLFSLVDAIDRYGIDRHSYVIGVGGGSLLDLVGFAAAISHRGVKHIRIPTTVLSQNDSGVGVKNGVNYKGKKNFLGSFAPPAAVFNDSTFLTTLDGRDWRSGMVEAVKVALIRDAAFFEWMEQRAAALTAGDMPGMEELIYRCAALHMAHIGGGGDPFESGSARPLDFGHWSAHKLEQLTNFALRHGEAVSIGIAIDSVYSCLLGWISETDMHRIVSVLKQMQLPVWHPLLEKQDGEPSPVIAGLEEFREHLGGQLTISLLKAIGKGAEVHHIDLDLLYKAADICKNLQ is encoded by the coding sequence ATGGAGTATATTCAACAACAATTCGACGTTAACTTTTCTTTCGGGGTATTTTTTTCCAGACATTTATTTGATCCTGCCAATACCTGTTTGTCCGCTTTCCTGGAATCCAAGGCCAGTACTGCCTTTCAAAAGAAACTGCTGGTCATCCTCGATGGAGGTGTAGCGGCCAGTCATCCCGGCCTTGCGGAACAGATCAGCCGTTATCTGGGCCAGGTGCGCGGGTTTCAGCTGGCACCTGAAATCATTACCATCACCGGCGGGGAAAGCGTAAAAAATGACCTGCCCCTGCTTTTTTCGCTGGTTGATGCCATCGACCGCTACGGAATAGACCGCCACTCCTATGTGATCGGCGTCGGGGGTGGTTCCCTGCTCGACCTGGTTGGGTTTGCAGCCGCTATCTCCCACCGTGGTGTAAAACATATCCGTATCCCTACTACCGTGCTGTCACAGAATGATTCCGGCGTTGGGGTGAAAAACGGTGTCAACTACAAAGGCAAGAAAAACTTCCTGGGCTCTTTTGCACCACCGGCTGCAGTGTTTAATGACAGCACTTTCCTCACCACCCTGGACGGCCGCGACTGGCGCTCCGGTATGGTGGAAGCGGTAAAGGTAGCCCTCATCAGGGATGCAGCTTTCTTCGAATGGATGGAACAAAGAGCGGCAGCACTTACTGCCGGCGATATGCCCGGTATGGAAGAGCTGATCTATCGCTGCGCAGCCCTGCATATGGCACATATTGGTGGTGGCGGCGATCCCTTCGAAAGCGGCTCTGCCCGTCCGCTTGACTTCGGGCACTGGAGTGCACATAAACTGGAACAACTGACTAACTTCGCTTTGCGCCATGGGGAAGCGGTATCCATCGGTATCGCGATCGACAGCGTGTATTCCTGCCTGTTAGGATGGATTAGTGAAACGGATATGCACCGTATCGTCAGTGTTCTCAAACAGATGCAGCTGCCGGTATGGCATCCGCTCCTGGAAAAGCAGGATGGCGAACCATCTCCCGTCATCGCAGGCCTGGAAGAATTCCGCGAACACCTGGGTGGACAGCTGACCATCTCCCTGCTGAAAGCCATCGGTAAAGGCGCAGAAGTACATCACATTGATCTGGACCTGCTGTACAAAGCAGCAGACATCTGCAAAAACTTACAGTAA
- the eboE gene encoding metabolite traffic protein EboE: protein MQTAYGHLTYCTNIHPGEKWEDHFAQLKKYIPQVKQQVAPGQPFGIGLRLANTASLELAKEENLNAFKAWLQQENCYVFTMNGFPYGGFHDVVVKDQVHAPDWTQADRVAYTIRLFRLLAALLPEGMEGGISTSPLSYKFWCNRCEEEKNSFTESATLNMLLVVEQLARIHRGGGPLMHLDVEPEPDGLLENTREYINWYTTSLLPAGICFIKDKLGVDEEEAADIIRRHVQLCYDVCHFALEYEEPEHVLKQLQANGLRVGKIQISAALKADLPTETDQRNTVINAFRQFNEPVYLHQVIGRKKDGSLIHYPDLPQALEDAANTAVAEWRSHFHVPIFIDRFEVLQSTREEIVKVLALQRQQPFTAHLEVETYTWDVLPAGLKEEMAVSVSRELNWVRSQL from the coding sequence ATGCAAACAGCATACGGACACCTGACTTATTGCACCAATATTCATCCCGGTGAAAAATGGGAAGACCATTTCGCCCAACTCAAAAAATATATTCCTCAAGTCAAACAACAGGTAGCTCCCGGCCAACCCTTTGGTATAGGGCTGCGACTGGCCAACACGGCCAGCCTGGAACTGGCAAAAGAGGAAAACCTGAATGCCTTTAAAGCCTGGCTGCAACAGGAAAACTGTTACGTATTCACCATGAACGGTTTCCCCTACGGCGGCTTTCACGATGTAGTGGTGAAAGATCAGGTACATGCACCCGACTGGACACAGGCCGACCGTGTAGCCTACACCATCAGGCTGTTTCGCCTGCTGGCAGCTCTTTTGCCGGAAGGAATGGAAGGCGGCATCTCCACCTCACCGCTCTCTTATAAATTCTGGTGCAACCGCTGCGAGGAAGAAAAAAATTCCTTCACCGAAAGTGCCACACTGAATATGTTGCTCGTGGTGGAACAGCTGGCCCGTATTCACCGTGGCGGTGGACCACTCATGCACCTCGATGTGGAGCCGGAGCCCGACGGACTACTGGAGAACACCCGCGAGTATATCAACTGGTATACAACATCGCTGCTGCCTGCTGGTATCTGTTTTATCAAAGATAAACTGGGCGTCGACGAAGAGGAGGCAGCTGATATCATCAGAAGGCATGTACAGCTCTGTTATGATGTATGCCATTTTGCGCTGGAATACGAAGAGCCGGAGCACGTGTTGAAACAGCTGCAGGCCAATGGCCTCCGTGTAGGGAAGATACAGATCAGTGCTGCCCTGAAAGCAGACCTGCCAACGGAAACGGACCAACGTAATACGGTCATCAATGCCTTCCGCCAGTTCAACGAACCGGTATATCTGCATCAGGTGATCGGAAGAAAAAAAGATGGCAGCCTGATACATTACCCGGATCTGCCGCAGGCGCTGGAAGACGCCGCCAACACAGCTGTTGCCGAGTGGCGTTCCCACTTTCATGTGCCTATCTTCATCGATCGTTTTGAAGTGTTGCAATCCACCCGCGAAGAGATTGTCAAAGTACTGGCATTACAGCGGCAACAACCATTTACTGCCCATCTGGAAGTAGAAACCTATACCTGGGATGTACTGCCGGCGGGACTTAAGGAAGAAATGGCGGTGTCTGTGTCAAGGGAACTGAACTGGGTTCGTAGCCAGTTATGA
- a CDS encoding alkaline phosphatase family protein: MRKTVVLDVVGLSAALLEHMPFLKGYAQQRHMATVSPMLPAVTTAVQSTYLTGEWPSEHGIVGNGWYDRTDCEIKFWKQSNKLVEGQKIWDKARHLDPSFTCAQMCWWYNMYANVDYSLTPRPNYLSDGRKIPDCYTTPDTLRDYLTKELGPFPLFNYWGPTANIKSSQWIADASILTDKLYDPTLTLIYLPHLDYCLQKFGQDPAGIAKELQEIDAVCQQLITWYQQKGCDPIVLSEYSITNVSNPVHINRILRQEGLLSIRAERGLELLDPGASKVFAVSDHQLAHIYFNDPSCFRRVRELLEKVPGVQMVLDREGKREHHLHHERSGDLVLVADANSWFTYYYWLDDNKAPDFARIVDIHRKPGYDPVEMFMNPADPLIKLKAAAKLLKKKLGFRYLMNVIPLDATLIKGSHGRLEENPANHAVVISKTPLAQKQLQAIDVYDVIWNQLTGK, from the coding sequence ATGAGAAAGACAGTTGTATTGGATGTTGTTGGGCTATCCGCTGCTTTGCTGGAGCATATGCCATTTCTGAAAGGTTATGCGCAGCAGCGGCATATGGCAACCGTATCACCGATGTTGCCGGCAGTAACCACTGCGGTACAGAGCACCTACCTGACAGGCGAATGGCCAAGTGAACACGGTATTGTAGGTAACGGCTGGTACGACCGTACCGATTGTGAAATCAAATTCTGGAAACAATCCAACAAACTGGTGGAAGGCCAGAAAATCTGGGATAAAGCCCGGCACCTGGATCCTTCCTTTACCTGTGCTCAGATGTGCTGGTGGTACAATATGTACGCCAACGTGGACTACTCCCTGACACCCCGTCCCAATTACCTTTCAGACGGCCGCAAAATACCGGACTGCTATACTACGCCCGATACACTGCGGGACTATCTTACCAAAGAACTGGGACCATTCCCGCTATTTAACTATTGGGGCCCTACTGCCAATATCAAATCGTCGCAGTGGATTGCTGACGCTTCTATATTGACAGACAAACTATACGATCCTACTTTAACACTGATATACCTCCCGCATCTCGATTACTGCCTGCAGAAATTCGGGCAGGATCCTGCCGGTATTGCCAAAGAGCTGCAGGAAATTGACGCAGTATGCCAGCAGCTGATTACCTGGTATCAGCAGAAAGGCTGTGACCCGATCGTATTGTCGGAATACAGTATTACCAATGTCAGCAATCCGGTACATATCAACCGTATCCTGCGCCAGGAAGGCCTGCTGTCGATACGTGCGGAAAGAGGTCTCGAGCTGCTGGATCCCGGTGCGTCCAAAGTATTTGCGGTATCAGACCACCAGCTGGCACATATCTATTTCAACGATCCTTCCTGCTTCAGAAGAGTAAGGGAGCTGCTCGAAAAAGTACCCGGTGTACAAATGGTGCTCGACCGGGAAGGAAAAAGAGAACACCACCTGCACCATGAACGCAGCGGTGATCTCGTACTGGTAGCCGATGCCAACAGCTGGTTTACCTACTACTACTGGCTGGATGATAACAAAGCTCCCGATTTTGCCCGCATTGTGGATATCCACCGTAAGCCGGGATATGATCCGGTGGAAATGTTTATGAACCCTGCAGATCCGCTGATCAAGCTGAAAGCTGCAGCCAAACTGCTGAAGAAAAAACTGGGCTTCCGTTACCTCATGAATGTAATTCCGCTGGATGCTACGCTCATCAAGGGTTCGCACGGCCGTCTGGAAGAAAACCCTGCCAATCATGCGGTGGTAATCAGCAAAACGCCACTGGCGCAAAAACAGTTGCAGGCCATCGACGTATATGACGTGATATGGAACCAGCTGACTGGTAAATAA
- a CDS encoding MmcQ/YjbR family DNA-binding protein: protein MFDNTLDFCRSLPAVTTEKKWDNELRFFVGEKLFCMLSLDPPHRVSFKCTPSQYHQLIAKPGIVPAPHLARYHWVQVKQEDLMPSVELEHFLHNAYDLILESLPPYEQEAIQKQRRVDA from the coding sequence ATGTTTGACAATACCCTTGATTTTTGCCGGTCTTTACCGGCTGTGACCACAGAAAAGAAGTGGGATAATGAACTGCGTTTTTTTGTGGGTGAGAAATTATTCTGCATGCTCTCTCTTGACCCGCCCCATCGCGTATCCTTCAAATGTACGCCCAGTCAGTACCATCAACTGATAGCCAAACCGGGTATTGTGCCGGCACCGCATCTGGCGCGTTATCATTGGGTACAGGTGAAGCAGGAAGATCTGATGCCTTCAGTTGAACTGGAGCATTTCCTGCACAATGCCTACGACCTGATCCTTGAAAGCCTGCCTCCCTATGAGCAGGAAGCGATTCAGAAACAGCGGAGGGTGGACGCCTAA
- a CDS encoding sulfite exporter TauE/SafE family protein, whose amino-acid sequence MEYLQQSNYLSILVIGIVVGYLSGLLGKGGSAISTPALQIFAGVNPFFALASPLPASISSTLSATAVYTKEKLFNKRVVLLGALFGVPATVVGSWMSSFLAGKTLMILTALFIMSLGSSLLYSYLRNKGTSVETPLNSKDIQASQVMGAALCIGFLAGLLANAGGILFSTFFIRRLKMPIKQALACAVILSAILSVPGAITHWYLGHIDWNIALLLSLTAFPASYLGAKTAVKMKTPLLEKIFALTLVLFGLYDIVYTLWV is encoded by the coding sequence ATGGAATATTTACAACAATCCAACTACCTGTCAATACTGGTGATAGGTATAGTTGTCGGCTATTTATCGGGCCTGCTGGGCAAAGGCGGCAGTGCTATCAGTACACCTGCGCTGCAGATTTTTGCTGGCGTCAATCCTTTTTTTGCGCTGGCTTCTCCTCTGCCGGCATCTATTTCCAGCACGCTCTCTGCCACAGCGGTATATACCAAAGAAAAGCTGTTTAATAAAAGAGTGGTATTGCTGGGGGCTCTATTTGGTGTACCCGCCACCGTCGTGGGTTCCTGGATGAGCAGCTTCCTGGCCGGAAAAACATTGATGATACTGACGGCCTTGTTTATTATGTCTTTAGGCTCTTCTCTGTTGTACTCCTATCTGCGCAACAAAGGTACTTCTGTGGAAACACCGTTGAACAGTAAGGATATACAGGCTTCCCAGGTGATGGGTGCTGCTTTGTGTATCGGCTTTTTAGCAGGTTTGCTGGCCAATGCAGGCGGTATCCTCTTCAGCACCTTTTTTATCCGGCGCCTGAAGATGCCCATCAAACAGGCACTTGCCTGCGCAGTTATACTCTCAGCGATATTGTCGGTGCCAGGTGCTATTACACACTGGTACCTCGGGCATATTGACTGGAACATCGCCCTGCTGTTGTCTTTAACAGCCTTTCCGGCTTCTTATCTCGGTGCTAAAACGGCAGTAAAAATGAAAACACCGCTGCTGGAAAAAATCTTTGCACTCACACTGGTGCTTTTCGGATTGTACGATATTGTCTATACCCTGTGGGTTTAG